A window of the Falco rusticolus isolate bFalRus1 chromosome 1, bFalRus1.pri, whole genome shotgun sequence genome harbors these coding sequences:
- the SLC26A11 gene encoding sodium-independent sulfate anion transporter isoform X1 → MPVPGGGQRGGSRRWPGVRAWLPVLRWLPRYSPAWLQLDAMAGLSVGLAAVPQALAYAEVAGLPPQYGLYSSFMGCFVYCFLGTAKDVTLGPTAIMSLLVSSYAFHEPAYAILLAFLSGCIQLAMGFLRLGFLLDFVSCPVIKGFTSAASVTISFNQIKNILGLQGIPRQFFLQVYEILRRIGETRAGDAVLGLACLAALAGLQVMKSHLPRVAHVEPLAARVSYLIVWTSTTARNALVVLFAGLVAYSFQMMGFQPLTLTSSIPQGLPAFRLPPFSVAAPNGTVPFWSMVEDMGVGLAVVPLMGLLETVAIAKAFASQNGYRIDPNQELLAMGFANVLGSFVSAYPITGSFGRTAVNAQSGVCTPAGGLITGALVLLSLAYLTSLFYYIPKAALAAVIISAVVPMFDAGIFRTLWRVKRLDLVPLCVTFLLCFWEVQYGIVAGVLVSGVLLLYSIARPPVKVSKGDVLLVQPGSSLHFPAMECLRDAVCSHALAAASLPRSVILDCCHVSSIDYTVVVGLAELLQELRKHGLSLAFCSLQDPVLQVLLSADLEGFQHFLSREEAERCRGAEPGDGGAAPYTSTSESSLLPTGLIQ, encoded by the exons ATGCCGGTGCCCGGtggcgggcagcgcggggggaGCCGTCGGTGGCCGGGGGTGCGGGCGTGGCTGCCGGTGCTGCGCTGGCTGCCGCGCTATTCCCCGGCCTGGCTGCAGCTCGACGCGATGGCCGGCCTGAGCGTCGGGCTCGCCGCCGTGCCGCAGGCGCTGGCCTACGCCGAGGTGGCCGGGCTGCCTCCGCAG TACGGCCTCTATTCTTCCTTCATGGGCTGCTTTGTCTACTGCTTCCTGGGCACCGCCAAGGACGTGACGCTGGGTCCCACTGCCATCATGTCGCTGCTTGTCTCCTCATACGCGTTCCACGAGCCTGCCTATGCCATCCTGCTCGCCTTCCTCTCCGGCTGCATCCAGCTAGCCATGGGGTTCCTGCGCCTTG GTTTCCTTCTGGACTTCGTCTCCTGCCCGGTCATTAAAGGGTTTACGTCAGCTGCTTCTGTCACCATTAGTTTCAACCAGATCAAG AAcatcctggggctgcaggggatcCCTCGGCAGTTTTTCCTGCAGGTGTATGAGATACTGCGGAGGATCGGGGAGACCAG ggctggggacgCTGTCCTGGGGCTGGCCTGCCTGGCTGCACTGGCAGGGCTCCAGGTGATGAAGAGCCACCTGCCCCGAGTTGCCCATGTGGAGCCGCTGGCTGCCAGGGTTAGCTACCTGATCGTCTGGACCTCCACCACGG CACGCAATGCCCTTGTAGTCCTGTTTGCTGGCCTGGTTGCTTACTCCTTCCAGATGATGGGCTTCCAGCCACTCACGctcaccagcagcatcccccagggCCTCCCTGCCTTCCGGCTGCCACCCTTCTCCGTGGCTGCACCCAATGGCACTGTCCCCTTCTGGAGCATGGTGGAG GACATGGGGGTCGGGCTGGCTGTGGTCCCGCTCATGGGCCTGCTGGAGACTGTTGCGATTGCCAAGGCTTTTG CCTCGCAGAACGGTTACAGGATTGACCCcaaccaggagctgctggctaTGG GCTTCGCCAACGTCCTGGGCTCCTTCGTCTCAGCGTATCCCATCACGGGCAGCTTTGGCCG gaCAGCGGTGAACGCGCAATCGGGTGTCTGCACCCCTGCAGGAGGGCTCATCACAG GTGCCCTGGTCCTGCTCTCGCTGGCGTACCTCACCTCGCTCTTCTACTACATCCCCAAAGCAGCGCTGGCTGCCGTCATCATCTCGGCTGTGGTCCCCATGTTTGATGCTGGGATCTTCAGGACGCTATGGCGGGTTAAGA GGCTGGACCTCGTGCCCCTCTGCGTGACgttcctgctctgcttctggGAGGTCCAGTACGGCATTGTGGCTGGGGTGTTGGTCTCAGGGGTTCTCCTGCTTTACTCCATTGCCAGGCCCCCAGTAAAG GTGTCGAAGGGGGATGTGCTCCTCGtgcagccagggagcagcctGCACTTCCCAGCCATGGAGTGCCTCAGGGATGCTGTGTGCAGCCATGCTCTGGCAG CAGCATCTCTACCACGCTCTGTCATCCTGGACTGTTGCCATGTCAGCAGCATCGATTACACCgtggtggtggggctggcagagctgctgcaggagctgcgcAAGCATGGCCTCTCGCTGGccttctgcagcctgcag GACCCTGTTCTCCAAGTCCTGCTGTCTGCAGACTTAGAAGGATTCCAGCATTTCCTCAGCCGGGAGGAGGCAG AGAGATGCAGAGGAGCGGAGCCGGGGGATGGCGGGGCAGCCCCCTACACCAGCACCAGCGAGAGCTCATTGCTGCCCACGGGGCTCATCCAGTGA
- the SLC26A11 gene encoding sodium-independent sulfate anion transporter isoform X2 gives MPVPGGGQRGGSRRWPGVRAWLPVLRWLPRYSPAWLQLDAMAGLSVGLAAVPQALAYAEVAGLPPQYGLYSSFMGCFVYCFLGTAKDVTLGPTAIMSLLVSSYAFHEPAYAILLAFLSGCIQLAMGFLRLGFLLDFVSCPVIKGFTSAASVTISFNQIKNILGLQGIPRQFFLQVYEILRRIGETRAGDAVLGLACLAALAGLQVMKSHLPRVAHVEPLAARVSYLIVWTSTTARNALVVLFAGLVAYSFQMMGFQPLTLTSSIPQGLPAFRLPPFSVAAPNGTVPFWSMVEDMGVGLAVVPLMGLLETVAIAKAFASQNGYRIDPNQELLAMGFANVLGSFVSAYPITGSFGRTAVNAQSGVCTPAGGLITGALVLLSLAYLTSLFYYIPKAALAAVIISAVVPMFDAGIFRTLWRVKRLDLVPLCVTFLLCFWEVQYGIVAGVLVSGVLLLYSIARPPVKVSKGDVLLVQPGSSLHFPAMECLRDAVCSHALAASLPRSVILDCCHVSSIDYTVVVGLAELLQELRKHGLSLAFCSLQDPVLQVLLSADLEGFQHFLSREEAERCRGAEPGDGGAAPYTSTSESSLLPTGLIQ, from the exons ATGCCGGTGCCCGGtggcgggcagcgcggggggaGCCGTCGGTGGCCGGGGGTGCGGGCGTGGCTGCCGGTGCTGCGCTGGCTGCCGCGCTATTCCCCGGCCTGGCTGCAGCTCGACGCGATGGCCGGCCTGAGCGTCGGGCTCGCCGCCGTGCCGCAGGCGCTGGCCTACGCCGAGGTGGCCGGGCTGCCTCCGCAG TACGGCCTCTATTCTTCCTTCATGGGCTGCTTTGTCTACTGCTTCCTGGGCACCGCCAAGGACGTGACGCTGGGTCCCACTGCCATCATGTCGCTGCTTGTCTCCTCATACGCGTTCCACGAGCCTGCCTATGCCATCCTGCTCGCCTTCCTCTCCGGCTGCATCCAGCTAGCCATGGGGTTCCTGCGCCTTG GTTTCCTTCTGGACTTCGTCTCCTGCCCGGTCATTAAAGGGTTTACGTCAGCTGCTTCTGTCACCATTAGTTTCAACCAGATCAAG AAcatcctggggctgcaggggatcCCTCGGCAGTTTTTCCTGCAGGTGTATGAGATACTGCGGAGGATCGGGGAGACCAG ggctggggacgCTGTCCTGGGGCTGGCCTGCCTGGCTGCACTGGCAGGGCTCCAGGTGATGAAGAGCCACCTGCCCCGAGTTGCCCATGTGGAGCCGCTGGCTGCCAGGGTTAGCTACCTGATCGTCTGGACCTCCACCACGG CACGCAATGCCCTTGTAGTCCTGTTTGCTGGCCTGGTTGCTTACTCCTTCCAGATGATGGGCTTCCAGCCACTCACGctcaccagcagcatcccccagggCCTCCCTGCCTTCCGGCTGCCACCCTTCTCCGTGGCTGCACCCAATGGCACTGTCCCCTTCTGGAGCATGGTGGAG GACATGGGGGTCGGGCTGGCTGTGGTCCCGCTCATGGGCCTGCTGGAGACTGTTGCGATTGCCAAGGCTTTTG CCTCGCAGAACGGTTACAGGATTGACCCcaaccaggagctgctggctaTGG GCTTCGCCAACGTCCTGGGCTCCTTCGTCTCAGCGTATCCCATCACGGGCAGCTTTGGCCG gaCAGCGGTGAACGCGCAATCGGGTGTCTGCACCCCTGCAGGAGGGCTCATCACAG GTGCCCTGGTCCTGCTCTCGCTGGCGTACCTCACCTCGCTCTTCTACTACATCCCCAAAGCAGCGCTGGCTGCCGTCATCATCTCGGCTGTGGTCCCCATGTTTGATGCTGGGATCTTCAGGACGCTATGGCGGGTTAAGA GGCTGGACCTCGTGCCCCTCTGCGTGACgttcctgctctgcttctggGAGGTCCAGTACGGCATTGTGGCTGGGGTGTTGGTCTCAGGGGTTCTCCTGCTTTACTCCATTGCCAGGCCCCCAGTAAAG GTGTCGAAGGGGGATGTGCTCCTCGtgcagccagggagcagcctGCACTTCCCAGCCATGGAGTGCCTCAGGGATGCTGTGTGCAGCCATGCTCTGGCAG CATCTCTACCACGCTCTGTCATCCTGGACTGTTGCCATGTCAGCAGCATCGATTACACCgtggtggtggggctggcagagctgctgcaggagctgcgcAAGCATGGCCTCTCGCTGGccttctgcagcctgcag GACCCTGTTCTCCAAGTCCTGCTGTCTGCAGACTTAGAAGGATTCCAGCATTTCCTCAGCCGGGAGGAGGCAG AGAGATGCAGAGGAGCGGAGCCGGGGGATGGCGGGGCAGCCCCCTACACCAGCACCAGCGAGAGCTCATTGCTGCCCACGGGGCTCATCCAGTGA
- the SLC26A11 gene encoding sodium-independent sulfate anion transporter isoform X3, protein MPVPGGGQRGGSRRWPGVRAWLPVLRWLPRYSPAWLQLDAMAGLSVGLAAVPQALAYAEVAGLPPQYGLYSSFMGCFVYCFLGTAKDVTLGPTAIMSLLVSSYAFHEPAYAILLAFLSGCIQLAMGFLRLGFLLDFVSCPVIKGFTSAASVTISFNQIKNILGLQGIPRQFFLQVYEILRRIGETRAGDAVLGLACLAALAGLQVMKSHLPRVAHVEPLAARVSYLIVWTSTTGFANVLGSFVSAYPITGSFGRTAVNAQSGVCTPAGGLITGALVLLSLAYLTSLFYYIPKAALAAVIISAVVPMFDAGIFRTLWRVKRLDLVPLCVTFLLCFWEVQYGIVAGVLVSGVLLLYSIARPPVKVSKGDVLLVQPGSSLHFPAMECLRDAVCSHALAAASLPRSVILDCCHVSSIDYTVVVGLAELLQELRKHGLSLAFCSLQDPVLQVLLSADLEGFQHFLSREEAERCRGAEPGDGGAAPYTSTSESSLLPTGLIQ, encoded by the exons ATGCCGGTGCCCGGtggcgggcagcgcggggggaGCCGTCGGTGGCCGGGGGTGCGGGCGTGGCTGCCGGTGCTGCGCTGGCTGCCGCGCTATTCCCCGGCCTGGCTGCAGCTCGACGCGATGGCCGGCCTGAGCGTCGGGCTCGCCGCCGTGCCGCAGGCGCTGGCCTACGCCGAGGTGGCCGGGCTGCCTCCGCAG TACGGCCTCTATTCTTCCTTCATGGGCTGCTTTGTCTACTGCTTCCTGGGCACCGCCAAGGACGTGACGCTGGGTCCCACTGCCATCATGTCGCTGCTTGTCTCCTCATACGCGTTCCACGAGCCTGCCTATGCCATCCTGCTCGCCTTCCTCTCCGGCTGCATCCAGCTAGCCATGGGGTTCCTGCGCCTTG GTTTCCTTCTGGACTTCGTCTCCTGCCCGGTCATTAAAGGGTTTACGTCAGCTGCTTCTGTCACCATTAGTTTCAACCAGATCAAG AAcatcctggggctgcaggggatcCCTCGGCAGTTTTTCCTGCAGGTGTATGAGATACTGCGGAGGATCGGGGAGACCAG ggctggggacgCTGTCCTGGGGCTGGCCTGCCTGGCTGCACTGGCAGGGCTCCAGGTGATGAAGAGCCACCTGCCCCGAGTTGCCCATGTGGAGCCGCTGGCTGCCAGGGTTAGCTACCTGATCGTCTGGACCTCCACCACGG GCTTCGCCAACGTCCTGGGCTCCTTCGTCTCAGCGTATCCCATCACGGGCAGCTTTGGCCG gaCAGCGGTGAACGCGCAATCGGGTGTCTGCACCCCTGCAGGAGGGCTCATCACAG GTGCCCTGGTCCTGCTCTCGCTGGCGTACCTCACCTCGCTCTTCTACTACATCCCCAAAGCAGCGCTGGCTGCCGTCATCATCTCGGCTGTGGTCCCCATGTTTGATGCTGGGATCTTCAGGACGCTATGGCGGGTTAAGA GGCTGGACCTCGTGCCCCTCTGCGTGACgttcctgctctgcttctggGAGGTCCAGTACGGCATTGTGGCTGGGGTGTTGGTCTCAGGGGTTCTCCTGCTTTACTCCATTGCCAGGCCCCCAGTAAAG GTGTCGAAGGGGGATGTGCTCCTCGtgcagccagggagcagcctGCACTTCCCAGCCATGGAGTGCCTCAGGGATGCTGTGTGCAGCCATGCTCTGGCAG CAGCATCTCTACCACGCTCTGTCATCCTGGACTGTTGCCATGTCAGCAGCATCGATTACACCgtggtggtggggctggcagagctgctgcaggagctgcgcAAGCATGGCCTCTCGCTGGccttctgcagcctgcag GACCCTGTTCTCCAAGTCCTGCTGTCTGCAGACTTAGAAGGATTCCAGCATTTCCTCAGCCGGGAGGAGGCAG AGAGATGCAGAGGAGCGGAGCCGGGGGATGGCGGGGCAGCCCCCTACACCAGCACCAGCGAGAGCTCATTGCTGCCCACGGGGCTCATCCAGTGA